The Micromonospora sp. NBC_00421 genome contains a region encoding:
- a CDS encoding Gfo/Idh/MocA family protein, translated as MLRFGLFGTGHWAAQTHGAGLDAHPRAELAGVWGRNPERAGALAARHGVPAFDDVDALLDACDAVAVALPPDVQAGIAVRAATAGRHLLLDKPLALEPAEADRVVDAVQAAGVASVVFFTQRFLPNIDGFLTATAAAGGWQHARATQFASIYQPGSPYGDSRWRQEQGALWDIGPHALSIVLPVLGRVTRVAAMDGPAGLVHLLLTHDGGATSALSLTLDAPPTAVTRDYVFYGENGTGSVPPGDGNALTAFGTALDQLLGQIDSGDRDHLCDVRFGREVVAVLAAAETARAEARTVDL; from the coding sequence GTGCTGCGGTTCGGCCTGTTCGGCACCGGTCACTGGGCGGCGCAGACGCACGGCGCGGGGCTGGACGCGCATCCGCGCGCCGAACTGGCGGGTGTCTGGGGGCGCAACCCGGAGCGGGCCGGCGCGTTGGCCGCCCGGCACGGCGTACCGGCGTTCGACGACGTCGACGCGCTGCTCGACGCGTGTGACGCGGTGGCCGTGGCGCTGCCCCCGGACGTGCAGGCCGGGATCGCCGTCCGGGCCGCCACCGCCGGCCGGCACCTGCTGCTCGACAAGCCGCTGGCACTGGAACCCGCCGAGGCGGACCGGGTGGTCGACGCCGTGCAGGCCGCCGGGGTGGCCTCGGTGGTCTTCTTCACCCAGCGGTTCCTCCCGAACATCGACGGTTTCCTCACCGCCACCGCCGCGGCCGGTGGTTGGCAGCACGCCCGCGCCACCCAGTTCGCCTCGATCTACCAACCCGGCAGCCCGTACGGCGACTCCCGCTGGCGGCAGGAGCAGGGGGCGCTGTGGGACATCGGCCCGCACGCGCTGTCGATCGTCCTGCCGGTGCTCGGCCGGGTCACCCGGGTCGCCGCGATGGACGGCCCCGCCGGACTGGTGCATCTGCTGCTCACCCACGACGGGGGTGCCACGAGCGCCCTGTCGTTGACCCTGGACGCCCCGCCGACGGCGGTCACCCGGGACTACGTCTTCTACGGCGAGAACGGCACCGGGTCCGTCCCGCCGGGCGACGGCAACGCGCTGACCGCCTTCGGCACGGCCCTCGACCAACTGCTGGGGCAGATCGACTCGGGCGACCGGGACCACCTCTGTGACGTCCGCTTCGGCCGGGAGGTGGTGGCCGTCCTGGCGGCGGCGGAGACCGCCCGCGCCGAGGCCCGCACCGTCGACCTCTGA
- a CDS encoding DUF2795 domain-containing protein produces MSVTGMQLQEYLAGLDYPVSREDLVRWGQENGASTELLQLLRALPAEQFDDPAELNQALVTHS; encoded by the coding sequence ATGAGCGTCACCGGCATGCAGTTGCAGGAGTACCTGGCCGGCCTCGACTACCCGGTCTCCCGCGAGGACCTGGTCCGCTGGGGTCAGGAGAACGGCGCGAGCACCGAGTTGCTCCAGCTGCTGCGCGCCCTGCCCGCCGAGCAGTTCGACGACCCGGCCGAGCTGAACCAGGCCCTGGTCACCCACAGCTGA